A genomic stretch from Spiroplasma endosymbiont of Clivina fossor includes:
- a CDS encoding cob(I)yrinic acid a,c-diamide adenosyltransferase: protein MNQEQGYLHIYCGEGKCKTSILNGMTIRALGNDWNVVYFRFLKNRPTGELIFFEKHTNLTILDFYHSSKKFFWEMNDEEKQELKVETRKGLEILVANLKNSNIDLIVVDEILGCLQNQLIYEDELVLALENKAKNIEVALSGRYCPEKLQSIADLISEVTPTRGHYSEKSIWARKGIEY from the coding sequence ATGAATCAAGAACAAGGATATCTTCATATTTACTGTGGTGAAGGTAAATGTAAAACTAGTATTTTAAATGGAATGACAATTAGAGCATTAGGAAATGATTGAAATGTAGTATATTTTCGTTTTTTAAAAAATCGCCCCACAGGTGAATTAATATTTTTTGAAAAGCATACTAATTTAACAATTCTTGATTTTTATCATTCATCAAAAAAATTTTTTTGAGAAATGAATGATGAAGAAAAACAAGAGTTAAAAGTTGAAACGAGAAAAGGTCTTGAAATTTTAGTAGCAAATTTAAAAAATTCTAATATTGATTTAATTGTCGTTGATGAGATTTTAGGTTGTTTACAAAATCAATTAATTTATGAAGATGAATTAGTGTTAGCATTAGAAAATAAAGCTAAGAATATTGAAGTTGCTCTTTCAGGAAGATATTGTCCAGAAAAATTACAATCAATTGCTGATTTAATTAGTGAGGTAACACCAACAAGAGGACATTATTCAGAAAAGAGTATTTGGGCGCGGAAGGGTATTGAGTATTAA
- a CDS encoding TrmH family RNA methyltransferase: MNTKINIVLYEPEIAGNVGSIMRTCVAINAKLHLIEPLGFFLDDRFIIRSSVC, translated from the coding sequence ATGAATACTAAAATTAACATTGTTTTATATGAACCAGAAATTGCTGGTAATGTCGGTTCGATTATGCGAACTTGTGTTGCTATTAATGCTAAACTGCATTTAATTGAACCATTAGGGTTCTTTTTAGATGATCGTTTTATTATTCGGTCATCTGTCTGCTAA
- a CDS encoding IS1/IS1595 family N-terminal zinc-binding domain-containing protein, giving the protein MIYTKCESYHCVKNGHNSEGKQKYLCKNCRASFDAFRNHFIYWSHLNYEQWNLLIQISLLGQSSKTISRFIKTTLKTAWYNRQKLMKSKQLENTQLKFKKLSGKIQIDETFIKEIHKGNFKYKTDPRRIHLDPFATNTKCCIQMAIDNNNNIYVKSTNTKRLQKQWVIENMNKELINENSIITSDMQKLYFLVAKQTNSTLCVTKTTINPEASYRNLNKISKLQSSLKEALIHYHGLGFTNIQNYLNLWKWKYQHKGLTPNQQTAVLYFNV; this is encoded by the coding sequence GTGATTTACACTAAATGTGAATCTTACCATTGCGTTAAAAATGGACATAATTCAGAAGGAAAACAAAAATATTTATGTAAAAATTGCCGTGCAAGTTTTGACGCTTTTCGTAATCATTTTATTTATTGAAGTCATTTAAATTATGAACAATGAAATTTATTGATTCAAATTTCATTGCTGGGGCAATCTAGTAAAACAATTTCTCGTTTTATTAAAACTACATTAAAAACTGCTTGATATAATCGTCAAAAATTAATGAAATCAAAACAATTAGAAAATACCCAATTAAAATTTAAAAAATTATCTGGTAAAATCCAAATCGATGAAACATTTATTAAAGAAATCCATAAAGGAAATTTCAAATATAAAACTGATCCACGAAGAATTCACCTTGACCCATTCGCAACTAATACTAAATGCTGTATTCAAATGGCAATTGATAATAATAACAATATTTATGTTAAATCCACAAACACCAAACGTTTACAAAAACAATGAGTTATTGAAAATATGAACAAAGAATTAATTAACGAAAATTCAATTATTACTTCTGATATGCAAAAATTATATTTTTTAGTAGCAAAACAAACAAATTCTACTTTATGTGTAACTAAAACAACAATTAATCCTGAAGCTAGTTATCGTAACTTAAATAAAATCAGTAAATTACAATCTAGTCTTAAAGAAGCCTTAATTCATTATCATGGTTTAGGTTTTACTAATATTCAAAATTATTTAAATCTCTGAAAATGAAAATACCAACATAAGGGTTTAACTCCAAACCAACAAACAGCGGTATTATATTTTAATGTATAA
- a CDS encoding septation ring formation regulator EzrA, which translates to MLHQRNFLEGKIINCLEIIKLLPLRQRLYRLSEIASYHHEFETILPYWIFLYEKHSQELLGLINESLIILKQDQQDIKKFSLYKLKELLAKINKLNKKSRDLLLDYENALKIELTQREQASLYKSFFNQLVNNATKLQIHVAINPEKLDYLVNVLQNMLYNFEIELTKGVFLKSYQILDKIAVGLISFTEILDKIPQLLTIVYKVIPKQLKQMTTLYMNKGNDIILQEQFVNLFDDVNLQVQQVKKLLDNLQYKKGQVRVEKILVLLANFNYQAQKEKDLKTIFSTYYESTIKVVELIENSFENLKKELLQIETIYLFLPMEKEIINNSQKLVKNLSSQMNELIVIMNQTKTNDYHQLVKLQVKILENALKTQVHLEQVYKLITQKTEEEKQLKQLLSHLGILLMQLNAKLNKITYQKIAYIFKDRISDVYNSFSELKELISISDDLQEQKRLLRKLYLLKDNIYKLHSKIKNIAIIDQLIQRAIVYGYKFCAIDDSVNNKIKSAQLIYNSANYEDALQLVLQALEYSYEQRLHKRLQKR; encoded by the coding sequence ATGTTGCATCAAAGAAATTTTTTAGAAGGTAAAATTATTAATTGCTTAGAAATAATTAAATTATTGCCACTGCGTCAAAGATTATATCGGTTATCAGAAATTGCTAGTTATCATCATGAATTTGAAACAATTTTACCATATTGAATTTTTCTTTATGAAAAACATAGTCAAGAACTATTAGGATTAATAAATGAATCATTAATAATTTTAAAACAAGATCAGCAAGATATTAAGAAATTTAGTTTATATAAGTTAAAAGAATTATTAGCAAAAATTAATAAGTTAAATAAAAAATCACGCGACCTATTATTAGATTATGAAAATGCTCTTAAAATTGAATTAACCCAACGTGAGCAAGCATCATTATATAAAAGTTTTTTTAATCAGTTAGTTAATAATGCTACTAAATTACAAATTCATGTGGCAATAAATCCTGAAAAATTAGATTATTTAGTTAATGTTTTACAAAATATGTTATATAACTTTGAAATTGAATTAACTAAAGGAGTATTTTTGAAGTCATATCAAATTCTTGATAAGATTGCTGTTGGTTTAATTTCCTTTACAGAAATTTTAGATAAGATTCCGCAGTTATTAACAATTGTATATAAAGTTATTCCCAAGCAATTAAAACAAATGACTACTTTATATATGAATAAAGGCAATGATATTATTCTGCAAGAGCAGTTTGTGAATTTATTTGATGATGTTAATCTTCAAGTTCAACAAGTTAAAAAATTGTTAGATAATTTACAATATAAAAAGGGACAAGTCAGAGTTGAAAAAATTCTGGTTTTGCTAGCTAATTTTAATTATCAAGCACAAAAAGAAAAAGATTTAAAAACAATTTTTTCAACTTACTATGAGTCAACCATTAAAGTAGTTGAATTAATTGAAAATAGTTTTGAAAATTTAAAAAAAGAATTACTACAAATTGAAACTATTTATTTATTTTTGCCAATGGAAAAAGAAATAATTAATAATAGTCAAAAATTAGTTAAGAATTTAAGTTCGCAAATGAATGAATTAATTGTGATTATGAATCAAACAAAAACTAATGATTATCATCAATTGGTTAAATTACAGGTAAAAATTTTAGAAAATGCTTTAAAAACTCAAGTTCATTTAGAACAAGTATATAAATTAATAACGCAAAAAACTGAAGAAGAAAAACAATTAAAACAGTTGCTTTCGCATTTAGGAATTCTATTAATGCAATTAAATGCTAAGTTAAATAAAATTACTTATCAAAAGATTGCTTATATTTTTAAAGACCGGATTAGTGATGTTTATAACTCATTTTCGGAACTTAAAGAATTAATTAGTATTAGTGATGATTTACAAGAACAAAAGCGATTATTACGCAAGTTATATTTATTAAAAGATAATATTTATAAATTACATAGTAAAATTAAAAATATTGCCATCATTGATCAACTAATTCAACGAGCAATTGTCTATGGTTATAAATTTTGTGCTATTGATGATAGTGTTAACAATAAAATTAAAAGTGCACAGTTAATTTATAACAGTGCTAATTATGAAGATGCATTACAGTTAGTATTACAAGCATTAGAGTATTCGTATGAACAACGGTTACATAAAAGATTGCAAAAAAGGTAA
- the rdgB gene encoding RdgB/HAM1 family non-canonical purine NTP pyrophosphatase: MIKQLFLATTNANKLEEFQNILGQKYDIKTILDIKQFLGTEKIEDIEETGATFIENALIKARTLSKLLQKPVLGDDSGLEILALDNFPGIYSARWMDTTDGFMQASNVILEKMMNIKFRDCRYVCALAFVDVTKNIEKVFVGSLNGLIHSERQGNYGFGYDAIFYLPEYKKTLGEITAQEKNQITHRAITIQKMINWINKEDNNEY, encoded by the coding sequence ATGATAAAACAATTATTTTTAGCAACTACTAATGCTAATAAGTTAGAAGAATTTCAAAACATATTAGGGCAAAAATACGATATAAAGACAATTTTAGACATTAAGCAGTTTCTGGGTACTGAAAAAATTGAAGACATTGAAGAAACAGGGGCGACATTTATTGAAAATGCTTTAATTAAGGCAAGAACTTTAAGCAAATTATTACAAAAACCAGTCTTAGGTGATGATTCTGGATTAGAAATATTAGCATTAGATAATTTCCCAGGAATTTATTCGGCGCGTTGAATGGATACTACTGATGGTTTTATGCAAGCATCTAATGTTATTTTAGAAAAGATGATGAATATTAAATTCCGAGATTGTCGCTATGTTTGTGCTCTTGCTTTTGTTGATGTTACTAAAAATATTGAAAAAGTCTTTGTCGGTTCGTTAAATGGTTTAATTCATAGTGAACGCCAAGGTAATTATGGTTTTGGTTATGATGCCATATTTTATTTACCAGAATATAAAAAAACGCTAGGTGAAATAACAGCACAAGAAAAAAATCAAATAACACATCGTGCCATAACAATCCAAAAGATGATTAATTGAATAAATAAGGAAGATAATAATGAATACTAA
- a CDS encoding transposase family protein: MKFKKNNQISDKNFLRLTGIKHTTFNKMLEILKIEELKKRFRRGRTNKLSLENRILMTLEYWREYRTYFHIAKSYDISESSCYRNIKWIEDTLIKHPNFQQLTGQKSLLKDYFKDKTVIIDVTESQIQRPKKDKNSTTQEKRKNTQ; encoded by the coding sequence ATGAAATTTAAAAAAAATAATCAAATAAGTGATAAAAATTTTTTAAGATTAACTGGTATTAAACATACTACTTTTAATAAAATGCTAGAAATTTTAAAAATAGAAGAATTAAAAAAGAGATTTCGTCGCGGAAGAACCAATAAATTATCATTAGAAAATCGTATTTTAATGACTTTAGAATATTGAAGAGAATATAGAACTTATTTTCATATTGCAAAAAGTTATGATATTAGTGAAAGTAGTTGTTATAGAAATATCAAATGAATTGAAGACACTTTAATAAAACACCCTAATTTTCAACAACTTACTGGTCAAAAATCACTATTAAAAGATTATTTCAAAGATAAGACTGTTATAATTGATGTAACTGAAAGTCAAATCCAACGCCCAAAAAAAGACAAAAACAGCACTACTCAGGAAAAAAGAAAAAACACACAATAA
- a CDS encoding transposase family protein gives MKTQVIIEKDSKKIISSDFSYGKNHDFKILKDSKIKFLPETTVLVDLGYQGIQKINHNVLIPKRKSKKNPLNKEEKQNNERISKMRIVIENVFAILKKFKIISEKYRNRRKRFALRFNLIASIYNLQLLV, from the coding sequence ATAAAAACACAAGTTATAATTGAAAAAGATAGTAAAAAAATTATTAGTTCTGATTTTTCTTATGGTAAAAACCATGACTTTAAAATTTTAAAAGATTCAAAAATTAAATTTTTACCAGAAACAACTGTTTTAGTGGATTTAGGTTATCAAGGCATACAAAAAATTAATCATAATGTTTTAATTCCTAAAAGAAAATCAAAGAAAAACCCTTTAAATAAAGAAGAAAAGCAAAATAATGAGCGAATTTCAAAAATGAGAATTGTTATTGAAAATGTTTTTGCTATACTTAAAAAATTTAAAATTATTAGTGAAAAATATCGAAATCGTAGAAAAAGATTTGCTTTAAGATTTAATTTAATAGCTTCAATTTATAATTTACAACTATTAGTTTAA
- a CDS encoding transposase family protein: MKFKKNNQISDKNFLRLTGIKHTTFNKMLEILKIEELKKRFRRGRTNKLSLENRILMTLEYWREYRTYFHIAKSYDISESSCYRNIKWIEDTLIKHPNFQQLTGQKSLLKDYFKDKTVIIDVTESQIQRPKKDKNSTTQEKRKNTQ; encoded by the coding sequence ATGAAATTTAAAAAAAATAATCAAATAAGTGATAAAAATTTTTTAAGATTAACTGGTATTAAACATACTACTTTTAATAAAATGCTAGAAATTTTAAAAATAGAAGAATTAAAAAAGAGATTTCGTCGCGGAAGAACCAATAAATTATCATTAGAAAATCGTATTTTAATGACTTTAGAATATTGAAGAGAATATAGAACTTATTTTCATATTGCAAAAAGTTATGATATTAGTGAAAGTAGTTGTTATAGAAATATCAAATGAATTGAAGACACTTTAATAAAACACCCTAATTTTCAACAACTTACTGGTCAAAAATCACTATTAAAAGATTATTTCAAAGATAAGACTGTTATAATTGATGTAACTGAAAGCCAAATCCAACGCCCAAAAAAAGACAAAAACAGCACTACTCAGGAAAAAAGAAAAAACACACAATAA
- a CDS encoding DNA polymerase III subunit alpha codes for MEIIINLNVHSEYSLLSSPLKLKNYFKFAIKNNLSVLALTDKNIMFGAIRFYEQCQKYNIKPIIGIDIDVLDIARNLKLELIVIAKNQQGYEQLCLISSIIAISNNSTISCEQLLEHLNEIIVIFKPQNTLAMSLTMQAEYLTKIQKKAPTYMGINQDNVSNIQYWIDKQQLVVPCNLVKYLQPDDNQTLQLIEAIKEQKLLAETNVNDFSNYHYLLSFDIYCEYEQILITNLEQLINNVNLQLQFNIKENMLQYVPPIGMNSNEYLQNLCLQQLQDNKEINNDYRYQQRLSYELSIICEMGFANYFLIVYDYVKYAREQNIMVGPGRGSVAGSLVAFLLQISTVDPIKYDLIFERFLNPQRISMPDIDIDFQDDRREEVIKYLVEKYGKNNVAQIITFQTITCKIALKDTGRVLNIPLDIIDKISKAVPLDLNLDLSLAVSKIEILQVYMTQYPQLFLLAKKIIGLPRQFGTHAAGVVLSQLPIMQIVPIQKGYNNIYLTQYSMNHLESLGLLKMDLLGLRNLTILKQILDMINKDLSMIISLDKIPLNDSKTYQLLSEGYTAGIFQLESKGMQQILITMQPKNLEDIVVTSSLFRPGPQEHIKTYIKGRLKQEAVWYLHPDLEPILKTTYGIIVYQEQIILIAQKIANFSLAKADILRRAISKKNQNEMTLLSKEFIASGVANGYDEKTVKQIYDDINQFASYGFNRSHAVSYSLLGYWMAYLKVNYALQFMCALLTSVIASANKIEQYLKECQRYHLKILPPSVNFSTENFIIENHMIRVPLTIIKQVGMVMHEAIYAEREANGQYTDYFSFVARMVLKGLNISILEALIAAGALDEFKISRKTMKLNMTLAFRYAQLIQVSSNDKITLNYDLVAIPTLKQEPDNLLEKAQDELKYFGFYLQTHPLLLIKKQLQLEKEIVKLQNLDKLINWKVKVLVFINRIKQIKTKDGQYMCFLTVSDDYGTSNVTVFSNIYMQYQEQLKENNIVLINATVEKYNDKIHLVLRTLKVISI; via the coding sequence GTGGAAATAATTATTAATTTAAATGTTCATAGTGAGTATTCACTATTAAGTTCACCGTTAAAGTTAAAAAATTATTTTAAATTTGCAATTAAAAATAATCTTTCGGTTTTAGCATTGACTGATAAGAATATAATGTTTGGAGCAATACGATTTTATGAACAATGTCAAAAATATAATATTAAACCAATTATTGGCATTGATATTGATGTGCTAGATATTGCTCGTAATTTGAAATTAGAATTAATTGTTATTGCTAAAAATCAGCAAGGTTATGAACAACTTTGTCTTATTTCTTCAATAATTGCTATTTCTAATAATTCAACAATTAGTTGTGAACAATTATTAGAACATTTAAATGAGATTATTGTTATTTTTAAACCACAAAATACTTTAGCAATGTCTTTAACAATGCAAGCGGAATATTTAACAAAAATTCAAAAAAAGGCCCCCACATATATGGGAATTAATCAGGATAATGTTAGTAATATTCAATATTGAATTGATAAGCAACAATTAGTTGTTCCTTGTAATTTAGTAAAATATTTACAACCGGATGATAATCAAACATTACAGTTAATTGAAGCTATTAAGGAACAAAAATTGTTAGCAGAAACTAATGTTAATGATTTTAGTAATTATCATTATTTATTATCATTTGATATTTATTGTGAATATGAACAAATATTAATAACTAATTTGGAACAGTTAATTAATAATGTTAATTTACAATTACAATTTAATATTAAGGAAAATATGTTACAGTATGTGCCACCAATTGGTATGAATAGCAATGAATATTTGCAAAACTTATGTTTACAACAATTACAAGATAATAAGGAAATTAATAATGATTACCGTTATCAACAACGATTATCTTATGAATTATCAATTATTTGTGAAATGGGTTTTGCTAATTATTTTCTTATTGTTTATGATTATGTTAAATATGCTCGTGAGCAAAATATTATGGTTGGTCCGGGAAGAGGTTCTGTTGCAGGTAGTTTAGTAGCATTTTTATTACAAATTTCTACTGTTGACCCGATAAAATATGATTTAATTTTTGAAAGATTTTTAAATCCGCAACGAATATCAATGCCAGATATTGATATTGATTTTCAAGATGATCGGCGCGAAGAAGTAATAAAATATTTAGTTGAAAAATATGGTAAAAATAATGTTGCCCAAATTATTACTTTTCAAACCATTACTTGTAAAATTGCTCTTAAAGATACGGGAAGAGTATTAAATATTCCTTTAGATATTATTGATAAAATCAGTAAAGCAGTGCCATTAGATTTAAATTTAGATTTATCATTAGCTGTTAGTAAAATTGAAATTTTACAAGTGTATATGACACAATATCCGCAGTTATTTTTATTAGCAAAAAAAATTATTGGTTTACCTCGACAATTTGGAACGCATGCTGCTGGTGTTGTTTTATCACAATTACCAATAATGCAAATTGTTCCAATTCAAAAAGGTTATAACAATATCTATTTAACGCAATATTCAATGAATCATTTAGAATCATTAGGATTACTAAAAATGGATCTTTTAGGTTTAAGAAATTTAACAATTTTAAAGCAAATTCTTGATATGATTAATAAAGATTTATCAATGATTATTAGTTTAGATAAAATACCTTTAAATGATAGTAAAACATATCAATTATTAAGTGAAGGATATACGGCTGGGATTTTTCAGTTAGAGTCTAAAGGAATGCAACAAATTTTAATAACCATGCAACCTAAAAATTTAGAAGATATTGTTGTTACAAGTTCATTATTTCGCCCTGGTCCGCAAGAACATATTAAGACATATATTAAAGGAAGATTAAAGCAAGAAGCGGTTTGATATTTACATCCTGATTTAGAACCAATATTAAAAACAACTTATGGAATTATTGTTTATCAAGAACAAATTATTTTAATTGCTCAAAAAATTGCTAATTTTTCATTAGCAAAAGCTGATATTTTAAGAAGAGCAATTAGTAAAAAAAATCAGAACGAGATGACCTTATTAAGTAAAGAATTTATTGCTTCTGGTGTTGCTAATGGTTATGATGAAAAAACTGTTAAGCAAATTTATGATGATATTAATCAGTTTGCTAGTTATGGGTTTAATCGAAGTCATGCGGTGTCATATTCATTGTTAGGTTATTGAATGGCTTATTTGAAGGTTAATTATGCATTACAATTTATGTGTGCGTTATTAACTAGTGTGATTGCTAGTGCTAATAAAATTGAACAGTATCTTAAAGAATGTCAAAGATATCATCTAAAAATATTGCCACCATCAGTTAATTTTTCAACAGAAAATTTTATTATTGAGAATCATATGATTAGGGTACCACTAACGATAATTAAGCAAGTGGGAATGGTAATGCATGAGGCAATATATGCTGAAAGAGAAGCAAATGGACAATATACTGATTATTTCTCGTTTGTGGCGAGAATGGTGCTTAAAGGTTTAAATATAAGCATATTAGAAGCATTAATTGCTGCGGGAGCTTTAGATGAATTTAAAATCTCACGAAAAACGATGAAATTAAATATGACCCTAGCTTTTCGTTATGCCCAGTTAATTCAGGTATCAAGTAATGATAAAATCACCCTAAATTATGATTTGGTAGCAATACCTACTTTAAAACAAGAACCAGATAATTTATTAGAAAAAGCTCAAGATGAGTTAAAATATTTTGGTTTTTATTTACAAACTCATCCTTTGTTATTAATTAAAAAACAATTGCAATTAGAAAAAGAAATTGTTAAATTACAAAATCTAGATAAATTGATTAATTGAAAGGTTAAAGTATTAGTTTTTATTAATCGGATTAAACAAATTAAAACTAAAGATGGTCAGTATATGTGTTTTTTAACAGTAAGTGATGATTATGGGACAAGTAATGTGACAGTTTTTAGTAATATATATATGCAATATCAAGAACAACTTAAAGAAAATAATATTGTCTTAATTAATGCTACTGTTGAAAAGTATAATGATAAAATTCATTTAGTTTTACGGACTTTAAAAGTAATAAGTATTTAA
- the thiI gene encoding tRNA uracil 4-sulfurtransferase ThiI: MNDTILIRYGELSTKGKNRYLFINQLEKNLKAKLIAFKYLNIVATHSRMLIYLNEHQTNPVEIEQIANIIRNTFGITSFSFAKQVIKDLNVIQKEILTLISNLEFKSFKLDVNRIDKKFHCTSLEIINVIAELILDYKKDCQVNLTNPQLTIYLEIQIDNVFIMFDKITGLKGYPVGIAGKVLLLMSGGIDSPVSAYLLMKRGLEVHYLHFITPPYTKDESLQKVINLVKTLGVYGGNVVSKLYICNFSSLQQELKYIPLSSYQITIMRRMFMRIANYLARKLRIKILATGDSLGQVASQTIESLSVIADVSDMVILRPLITYDKNEIINIAKNINTYETSIIPFIDCCSLFIPQNPVIKPIIAIAKKQEQSILWEEILALTVENNIIKQEINFLEKK; the protein is encoded by the coding sequence ATGAATGATACTATTTTAATTCGTTATGGTGAATTATCAACTAAAGGTAAGAATCGGTATTTATTTATTAATCAGTTAGAAAAAAATTTAAAAGCTAAGTTAATCGCATTTAAATATTTAAATATTGTTGCAACACATAGTCGGATGTTGATTTATTTAAATGAACATCAAACTAATCCTGTTGAAATTGAACAAATTGCTAATATTATTAGAAATACTTTTGGAATTACTTCGTTTTCTTTTGCTAAACAAGTTATTAAAGATTTAAATGTTATTCAGAAGGAAATTTTGACATTGATTAGCAATTTAGAATTTAAATCATTTAAATTAGATGTTAATCGGATTGATAAAAAATTTCATTGTACTTCGTTAGAAATAATTAATGTTATTGCTGAATTAATCTTAGATTATAAAAAAGATTGTCAAGTTAATTTAACAAATCCGCAATTAACGATATATTTAGAAATTCAAATTGATAATGTTTTTATTATGTTTGATAAAATTACTGGATTAAAAGGTTATCCTGTTGGTATTGCTGGAAAAGTATTATTACTTATGAGTGGTGGGATTGATTCACCAGTTAGTGCTTATTTATTAATGAAACGCGGATTGGAAGTTCATTATTTACATTTTATAACCCCACCATATACTAAAGATGAATCATTACAAAAGGTTATTAATTTAGTTAAAACCTTAGGAGTTTATGGCGGTAATGTTGTTTCAAAATTATATATATGCAATTTTAGTAGTTTACAACAAGAGTTAAAATATATTCCTTTATCATCGTATCAGATTACAATTATGCGCCGAATGTTTATGCGTATTGCTAATTATTTAGCAAGAAAATTGCGTATTAAAATTTTAGCAACTGGTGATTCTTTAGGACAAGTAGCATCACAAACAATTGAAAGTTTATCAGTTATTGCTGATGTTAGTGATATGGTAATTTTGCGACCATTAATTACTTATGATAAAAATGAAATTATTAATATTGCTAAAAATATTAATACTTATGAAACATCAATTATTCCTTTTATAGATTGTTGTTCATTATTTATTCCTCAAAATCCAGTAATTAAACCAATAATTGCTATTGCTAAGAAACAAGAACAAAGCATTTTATGAGAAGAAATTTTAGCATTAACAGTTGAAAATAATATTATAAAACAAGAAATTAATTTTCTTGAAAAAAAGTAG
- a CDS encoding helix-turn-helix domain-containing protein — translation MLEILKIEELKKRFRRGRTNKLSLENRILMTLEYWREYRTYFHIAKSYDISESSCYRNIKWIEDTLIKHPNFQQLTGQKSLLKDYFKDKTVIIDVTESQIQRPKKDKNSTTQEKRKNTQ, via the coding sequence ATGCTAGAAATTTTAAAAATAGAAGAATTAAAAAAGAGATTTCGTCGCGGAAGAACCAATAAATTATCATTAGAAAATCGTATTTTAATGACTTTAGAATATTGAAGAGAATATAGAACTTATTTTCATATTGCAAAAAGTTATGATATTAGTGAAAGTAGTTGTTATAGAAATATCAAATGAATTGAAGACACTTTAATAAAACACCCTAATTTTCAACAACTTACTGGTCAAAAATCACTATTAAAAGATTATTTCAAAGATAAGACTGTTATAATTGATGTAACTGAAAGCCAAATCCAACGCCCAAAAAAAGACAAAAACAGCACTACTCAGGAAAAAAGAAAAAACACACAATAA